The Pseudomonas iranensis genome includes a window with the following:
- a CDS encoding RNA polymerase factor sigma-70 translates to MTEQVSTSRCDSPLLQAFVDNRLILVKIAARITGCRSRAEDVVQDAFFRLQSAPPITSSIKAQLSYLFQIVRNLAIDHYRKQALEQKYSGPEEEGLNVVIQGASPETSHINFSTLEHIADALTELPSRTRYAFEMYRLHGVPQKDIAKELGVSPTLVNFMIRDALVHCRKVSGSRRDAVIAGRR, encoded by the coding sequence ATGACGGAACAAGTATCCACAAGCAGGTGCGATTCACCGCTACTTCAGGCATTCGTCGACAATCGACTGATTCTGGTCAAGATTGCAGCCCGCATTACCGGTTGCAGGTCTCGTGCCGAAGATGTGGTTCAGGATGCGTTTTTCCGACTGCAATCGGCGCCGCCGATCACGTCGTCGATCAAGGCTCAGCTGAGCTACCTGTTCCAGATCGTGCGCAACCTCGCCATCGATCACTACCGCAAGCAGGCGCTCGAACAGAAATACTCAGGCCCGGAAGAGGAAGGCTTGAACGTGGTGATTCAGGGCGCTTCGCCGGAAACTTCGCACATCAACTTCTCGACCCTCGAACACATCGCCGATGCGCTGACCGAGCTGCCCAGCCGCACCCGTTATGCCTTCGAGATGTACCGCTTGCACGGCGTGCCGCAGAAAGACATCGCCAAGGAACTGGGCGTATCACCTACCCTGGTCAACTTCATGATTCGTGATGCGCTGGTGCACTGCCGCAAGGTCTCGGGCAGTCGGCGGGATGCGGTGATTGCGGGGCGTCGTTAG
- a CDS encoding GNAT family N-acetyltransferase, whose translation MSNLNDLTALALPSGSRLIADATESRLSLSLDGQPLIRLRLDREANGPIQLDERFALPPGQALWAACYWLFARDPACQQLTWQLDQPPTEALRSGLLINTEVAGEYRCERTLFWQLPQPWLGTSLTGSYPQQMVISHGKRHPLRPVKPRGEVYRRFDARLGAWISLRTLEIEEDLSRFNRWQNSPRVASFWQEEGCLEQHREYLGKLDADPHTLTLIGCFDDQPFAYFEAYWAKEDRIAPFYDAGDYDRGIHMLVGEESHRGPHKVASWLSALVHYLFLDDPRTQRVVAEPRADNAKLIGHMHNQCFHCEKEFDFPHKRAALMILGRERFFDRCKLA comes from the coding sequence ATGTCCAATCTGAATGACCTGACTGCCCTGGCGTTGCCCTCGGGCAGTCGATTGATCGCTGATGCCACCGAGAGCCGACTGAGCCTGAGCCTGGACGGGCAACCGCTGATTCGGCTGCGCCTGGACCGCGAGGCCAATGGCCCGATCCAGCTTGATGAACGTTTTGCCCTGCCGCCCGGGCAAGCCTTGTGGGCCGCCTGTTATTGGCTGTTCGCCCGTGACCCGGCGTGCCAGCAATTGACCTGGCAACTCGATCAGCCGCCGACCGAAGCCTTGCGCAGTGGTCTGCTGATCAATACCGAAGTCGCCGGTGAGTATCGCTGCGAGCGCACGCTGTTCTGGCAACTGCCGCAGCCGTGGCTGGGCACTTCACTGACCGGCAGCTATCCGCAGCAAATGGTCATCAGCCACGGCAAGCGCCATCCGCTGCGACCGGTGAAGCCGCGCGGTGAAGTCTATCGGCGTTTCGATGCGCGGCTCGGCGCGTGGATTTCCTTGCGAACGCTGGAAATCGAGGAAGATCTGTCGCGCTTCAATCGCTGGCAGAACAGCCCGCGTGTGGCGAGTTTCTGGCAGGAGGAGGGCTGCCTTGAGCAGCATCGCGAATACCTCGGCAAGCTCGATGCCGATCCGCACACGCTGACCCTGATCGGCTGTTTCGATGATCAGCCGTTCGCTTATTTCGAAGCCTACTGGGCCAAGGAAGATCGCATCGCGCCGTTCTACGATGCCGGCGATTACGACCGTGGCATTCACATGCTGGTCGGCGAAGAAAGTCATCGCGGCCCGCATAAAGTGGCGAGTTGGTTATCGGCGCTGGTGCATTACCTGTTTCTCGATGATCCACGGACCCAGCGCGTGGTCGCCGAGCCACGTGCCGACAACGCGAAGTTGATCGGCCATATGCACAACCAATGCTTTCACTGCGAGAAGGAATTCGATTTTCCGCACAAGCGCGCGGCGCTGATGATTCTGGGGCGGGAGCGGTTTTTTGATCGGTGCAAGCTGGCCTGA
- a CDS encoding substrate-binding periplasmic protein has product MKSSPIRTAAGLMLAALAALWVLPAQSAQLVRVGAAHFPPYTIRPENGADTGLLPQLIEALNRSQSDYQFVLVPTSIPRRFGDFKQGRIDMAIFENPEWGWKDIPHDDVDMGLEDAEIFVAQREDGRQQNYFSSLSGKRLALFSGYHYEFANFNADPKFLAHNYNATLTYSHDSNLLMVLRGRADIALVTRSYLFDYLLRNEKVRDELLASQRTDQIYHHYAILRPSAPITGDAFGNLLQRLRDNGELLKIFEPYKIAVVPVPHH; this is encoded by the coding sequence TTGAAGTCTTCGCCAATTCGGACAGCCGCCGGGCTGATGCTCGCTGCGCTGGCTGCGTTATGGGTATTGCCCGCTCAGTCAGCGCAATTGGTCCGGGTCGGCGCCGCGCATTTCCCGCCTTATACGATTCGCCCGGAAAACGGCGCCGACACCGGCCTGTTGCCGCAATTGATCGAGGCGCTGAACCGCTCGCAGAGCGACTATCAGTTCGTCCTGGTGCCGACGTCGATCCCGCGCCGTTTCGGTGATTTCAAGCAGGGCCGCATCGATATGGCGATCTTCGAGAACCCCGAGTGGGGCTGGAAGGACATTCCCCATGATGACGTCGACATGGGCCTGGAAGACGCCGAGATTTTCGTCGCGCAACGCGAAGACGGCCGCCAGCAAAACTACTTCTCGAGCCTGTCGGGCAAACGTCTGGCGCTGTTCAGCGGTTATCACTACGAATTTGCCAACTTCAACGCCGACCCGAAATTCCTCGCGCACAACTACAACGCCACGCTGACCTATTCCCACGACAGCAACCTGCTGATGGTCCTGCGCGGGCGCGCCGACATTGCCTTGGTGACCCGCTCCTATCTGTTCGATTACCTGCTGCGCAACGAGAAGGTCCGCGATGAGCTGTTGGCTTCGCAGCGTACCGATCAGATCTATCACCATTACGCGATTCTGCGGCCAAGCGCTCCGATCACCGGCGACGCCTTCGGCAATCTGTTGCAGCGTCTGCGTGACAATGGCGAATTGCTGAAGATTTTCGAGCCTTACAAGATTGCCGTGGTGCCCGTGCCGCATCACTGA
- a CDS encoding TetR/AcrR family transcriptional regulator has protein sequence MDEQKALRVMRELVDQGQLTDPDSARGKLLQVAAHLFRNKGYERTTVRDLASAVGIQSGSIFHHFKSKDEILRAVMEETIRYNTALMRAALAEAGDVREKVLALIRCELQSIMGGSGEAMAVLVYEWRSLSEDGQAKVLALRDVYEDIWLQVLGEAKDAGYIRGDVFITRRFLTGALSWTTTWFRAGGSLSLDQLADEALILVLEAR, from the coding sequence GTGGACGAGCAAAAAGCCCTGCGGGTCATGCGCGAACTGGTCGACCAGGGCCAGTTGACCGACCCGGACAGCGCCCGCGGCAAATTGCTGCAAGTGGCGGCTCACCTTTTTCGCAACAAAGGCTACGAGCGCACCACGGTGCGTGATCTGGCCAGCGCTGTGGGCATTCAGTCGGGAAGCATTTTTCATCACTTCAAAAGCAAGGATGAAATTCTCCGCGCGGTGATGGAGGAAACCATCCGCTACAACACCGCGCTGATGCGCGCAGCCCTGGCCGAAGCCGGCGACGTGCGCGAGAAAGTGCTGGCGCTGATTCGCTGCGAATTGCAGTCGATCATGGGCGGCAGTGGCGAGGCGATGGCGGTGCTGGTGTACGAATGGCGCTCATTGTCCGAAGACGGCCAGGCTAAAGTGCTCGCTTTGCGTGATGTTTATGAAGACATCTGGTTGCAGGTTCTGGGCGAGGCCAAGGACGCCGGCTACATTCGCGGCGACGTTTTTATTACCCGACGTTTCCTTACCGGCGCACTGTCCTGGACCACCACCTGGTTCCGTGCCGGCGGCAGTTTGAGCCTCGATCAGCTCGCCGATGAAGCGCTGATTCTGGTCCTCGAAGCGCGTTGA
- a CDS encoding acyclic terpene utilization AtuA family protein: MPTTVRIGCASAFWGDTSTAAAQLVCGGNLDYLVFDYLAEITMSLMAGARLKDPQAGFAGDFVEVLAPLLTQLAEQNIRVISNAGGVNPQACAAALQAACDQAGVQLKIAVLLGDDLQGQLKNPADIREMFSGAPLPRMCVSTNAYLGAPGIVEALRLGADIVITGRVVDSAVVSAALVHEFGWSWHDYDKLAQAALAGHIIECGAQCTGGNFTDWREVPDYEHIGFPIVEVSADGQFLVSKPEGSGGLVTPLTVGEQMLYEIGDPQAYLLPDVICDFTEVKLQQQGKNVVQVHGAKGLPPSDKYKVSATYPDGFRCTASCLMAGIDAVDKARRVSQAIIDKTAEMFSLRGWAPYSETHVELLGSEATYGPHGQRRDSREVVIKIAVRHPDKRALVLFSKEIAQAATGMAPGLTGIVGGRPTVYPVIRLFSFLVDKNACTLQIDMAGERHPCALPEPVALDSADLPLAHQPPKPQGRADASVPLVKLAVARSGDKGNHSNIGVMPRHPDYLPWIAEALTPSVVVDWMRHVLDPLLGRVERWYLPGTHSLNFLLENALGGGGVASLRIDPQGKAFAQQLLEIQIPVPQSIAEQLD, from the coding sequence ATGCCAACCACCGTGCGAATCGGCTGCGCCAGTGCTTTTTGGGGCGACACTTCCACTGCTGCCGCCCAGCTTGTCTGCGGCGGAAACCTGGATTATCTGGTGTTCGATTATCTGGCCGAGATCACCATGTCGCTGATGGCCGGCGCGCGCCTGAAAGACCCGCAGGCCGGGTTCGCGGGTGACTTCGTTGAAGTGCTGGCGCCGCTGCTGACGCAACTGGCCGAACAGAACATCCGCGTGATCAGCAATGCCGGCGGGGTCAATCCGCAGGCTTGCGCGGCGGCCCTGCAAGCGGCCTGCGACCAGGCTGGGGTCCAGCTGAAGATCGCCGTGTTGCTCGGCGACGACTTGCAAGGACAACTCAAAAACCCCGCCGATATCCGCGAAATGTTCAGCGGCGCGCCGCTTCCGCGCATGTGCGTGTCGACCAACGCCTACCTCGGCGCGCCAGGGATTGTCGAAGCGTTGCGCCTGGGTGCCGACATTGTCATTACCGGCCGGGTGGTCGACAGCGCCGTAGTCAGCGCGGCGCTGGTCCACGAATTCGGTTGGTCGTGGCATGACTACGACAAACTCGCCCAGGCCGCGCTGGCCGGGCACATCATCGAATGCGGCGCGCAGTGCACCGGCGGTAATTTCACCGACTGGCGCGAGGTGCCGGATTACGAGCACATCGGTTTTCCGATCGTCGAGGTCAGCGCCGATGGCCAGTTCCTCGTCAGCAAACCCGAAGGCTCCGGCGGCCTGGTCACGCCGCTGACCGTTGGCGAGCAGATGCTCTACGAAATCGGCGATCCGCAGGCCTATCTGTTACCCGACGTGATCTGCGATTTCACTGAGGTCAAACTCCAGCAACAAGGCAAAAACGTCGTGCAGGTGCACGGTGCCAAAGGCCTGCCGCCCAGCGACAAATACAAAGTCAGCGCCACGTACCCGGACGGTTTTCGCTGCACCGCCAGTTGCCTGATGGCCGGCATCGACGCGGTGGACAAGGCGCGGCGGGTCAGTCAGGCGATCATTGACAAGACCGCCGAGATGTTCAGCCTGCGCGGCTGGGCGCCGTACAGCGAAACCCATGTCGAACTGCTCGGCAGCGAAGCCACCTACGGCCCACACGGCCAGCGCCGCGACAGCCGTGAAGTGGTGATCAAAATCGCCGTACGCCATCCTGACAAACGCGCGCTGGTGCTGTTTTCCAAAGAGATCGCCCAGGCCGCGACCGGTATGGCGCCGGGTTTGACCGGCATCGTCGGCGGACGTCCGACCGTGTACCCGGTCATCCGCCTGTTCTCATTTCTCGTCGATAAAAATGCCTGCACACTGCAGATCGACATGGCCGGTGAGCGCCATCCGTGCGCCCTCCCCGAACCAGTGGCCCTCGACAGCGCAGATTTGCCGCTCGCCCATCAGCCACCCAAACCCCAGGGCCGCGCCGATGCCAGTGTGCCGTTGGTGAAACTGGCGGTGGCGCGCTCCGGCGACAAGGGCAACCACAGCAACATCGGCGTGATGCCGCGCCATCCCGATTACCTGCCATGGATCGCCGAAGCGCTGACCCCTTCGGTGGTGGTCGACTGGATGCGCCACGTCCTCGATCCGCTTCTCGGGCGTGTCGAACGCTGGTATCTGCCCGGCACCCACAGCCTTAATTTTCTTTTGGAAAACGCCCTCGGCGGTGGCGGTGTCGCCAGTCTGCGCATCGACCCGCAAGGCAAAGCCTTCGCCCAGCAACTATTGGAAATCCAGATCCCGGTGCCGCAGAGCATCGCCGAACAGCTCGACTAG
- a CDS encoding SDR family oxidoreductase: MAYASIFRADLFSGQNMIVTGGGSGIGRCTAHELAALGANVLLVGRKPEKLEKVAAEIAEDGGRAHWKACDIRDEEAVKQLVKELIAEHGPIHGLVNNAGGQYPSPLASINQKGFETVLRTNLVGGFLMAREVFNQSMSKHGGSIVNMLADMWGGMPGMGHSGAARSGMDNFTKTAAFEWGYAGVRVNAVAPGWIASSGMDTYEGAFKAVIPTLREHVPLKRIGTESEVSAAIVFLLSPAAAFISGTTVKIDGAASLGSRAWPLHKASHSESFNGFHRAYLPEVLRPDVLKDEE; encoded by the coding sequence ATGGCTTACGCGTCGATTTTTCGCGCCGATCTGTTCAGCGGCCAGAACATGATTGTCACCGGTGGCGGCAGCGGCATCGGTCGCTGCACCGCCCATGAACTGGCGGCCCTTGGCGCCAATGTGTTGCTGGTCGGGCGCAAGCCGGAAAAACTCGAAAAGGTCGCCGCCGAAATCGCCGAGGACGGCGGCCGCGCGCACTGGAAGGCCTGCGATATCCGCGATGAAGAAGCGGTCAAGCAACTGGTCAAAGAGCTGATCGCCGAACACGGGCCGATCCACGGTCTGGTCAACAACGCCGGCGGCCAATACCCGTCGCCCTTGGCCTCGATCAATCAGAAGGGCTTTGAAACCGTGCTGCGGACCAATCTGGTCGGCGGCTTTCTGATGGCCCGCGAGGTGTTCAACCAGTCGATGAGCAAACACGGCGGCAGCATCGTCAACATGCTCGCCGACATGTGGGGCGGCATGCCCGGCATGGGCCACTCGGGCGCGGCGCGCTCGGGCATGGACAATTTCACCAAGACTGCCGCGTTCGAGTGGGGTTACGCCGGGGTCCGGGTCAACGCCGTGGCGCCGGGCTGGATCGCCTCCAGCGGCATGGACACTTACGAGGGCGCTTTCAAAGCAGTGATTCCGACCCTGCGCGAGCATGTGCCGCTCAAGCGTATCGGCACCGAATCGGAAGTCAGTGCGGCGATCGTGTTTCTGCTCAGCCCGGCGGCGGCATTCATCAGCGGCACCACGGTGAAAATCGACGGCGCCGCCAGCCTCGGCAGTCGCGCCTGGCCGCTGCACAAGGCCAGCCACAGCGAATCGTTCAATGGTTTTCACCGCGCGTATTTACCAGAAGTGTTGCGTCCCGACGTGCTCAAGGACGAGGAATAA